In Dasypus novemcinctus isolate mDasNov1 chromosome 10, mDasNov1.1.hap2, whole genome shotgun sequence, one DNA window encodes the following:
- the CTSD gene encoding cathepsin D, translating into MQPPGLLLLVFGLLAAPSNALLRIPLHKFTSVRRTLTEMQGPMEELLPQGPPSKYSQGAPALAGGPIPEMLRNYMDAQYYGEIGIGTPAQCFRVVFDTGSSNLWVPSIHCRLLDFACWLHRKYNSGRSSTYVKNGSAFDIHYGSGSLSGYLSQDTVSVPCSAPVGVSVGKQVFGEATKQPGITFLMAKFDGILGMAYPSISVGGVLPVFDNLMQQKLVDKNVFSFYLNRDPTAQPGGELVLGGMDPRHYTGSVDYLNITRKAYWQVHMDRLEVGDGLTLCKQGCEAIVDTGTSLMVGPVAEVRELQKAIGAVPLIQGEYMISCEKVASLPPITLMLGNKGYRLSGEDYTLKVSQGGQTVCLSGFMGMDIPPPGGPLWILGDIFIGRFYTVFDRDLNRVGFAKAAKL; encoded by the exons ATGCAGCCCCCCGGCCTCCTGCTGCTCGTCTTCGGCCTCCTGGCCGCGCCCTCCAACGCGCTCCTCAG GATCCCGCTGCACAAGTTCACGTCTGTCCGCCGGACCTTGACTGAGATGCAGGGCCCCATGGAAGAgctgctcccccagggccccCCTTCGAAGTACAGCCAGGGGGCACCTGCCTTGGCTGGGGGGCCCATCCCGGAGATGCTCAGGAACTACATGGAC gCGCAGTACTACGGGGAGATCGGCATCGGCACCCCTGCCCAGTGCTTCAGGGTGGTCTTCGACACGGGCTCCTCCAACCTCTGGGTCCCGTCCATCCACTGCCGCCTGCTGGACTTCGCCTGCT GGCTGCACCGCAAGTACAACAGCGGCCGCTCCAGCACCTACGTGAAGAACGGCTCGGCCTTCGACATCCACTACGGCTCCGGCAGCCTCTCGGGGTACCTGAGCCAGGACACGGTGTCG GTGCCCTGCTCGGCCCCGGTGGGCGTCAGCGTCGGGAAGCAGGTGTTCGGGGAGGCCACGAAGCAGCCGGGCATCACCTTCCTCATGGCCAAATTCGACGGGATCCTGGGCATGGCGTACCCCAGCATCTCGGTGGGCGGCGTCCTGCCCGTCTTCGACAACCTCATGCAGCAGAAGCTGGTGGACAAGAACGTCTTCTCCTTCTACCTGAACAG GGACCCGACTGCGCAGCCGGGGGGTGAGCTGGTGCTGGGCGGCATGGACCCCCGGCACTACACCGGTTCCGTGGACTATTTAAATATCACCCGCAAAGCCTACTGGCAGGTGCACATGGACAG GCTGGAGGTGGGGGACGGGCTGACCTTGTGCAAGCAGGGCTGCGAGGCCATCGTGGACACGGGCACGTCCCTCATGGTGGGCCCGGTGGCTGAGGTGCGGGAGCTGCAGAAGGCCATTGGGGCTGTGCCGCTGATCCAGGGCGAG TACATGATCTCCTGCGAGAAGGTGGCCAGCCTGCCCCCGATCACCCTCATGCTGGGGAACAAGGGCTACCGGCTCTCCGGGGAGGACTACACCCTCAAG GTGTCGCAGGGCGGCCAGACCGTGTGCCTGAGCGGCTTCATGGGCATGGACATCCCGCCGCCCGGCGGGCCCCTCTGGATCTTGGGCGACATCTTCATCGGCCGCTTCTACACCGTGTTCGACCGCGACCTCAACAGAGTGGGCTTTGCCAAGGCCGCCAAGCTCTAG